From a region of the Acinetobacter larvae genome:
- the aceE gene encoding pyruvate dehydrogenase (acetyl-transferring), homodimeric type, giving the protein MAYYGDSDAQETKEWQDAFDSVLQHMGTERAAFLLEKLYQRAIFKHVPIQRLNTPYLNTISVDETPAMPGDQDMERRIRALIRWNALAMVLRANTTGDDLGGHLASFASSATLYDVGFNHFFRAANDHFGGDMLYIQGHCAPGIYARSFLEGRLNEEQLKNFRREVGGQGLPSYPHPYLMPDYWQFPTVSMGLGPIMSIYQAHIQKYLMNRGLIKEEDRKVWAFLGDGEMDEPESLGAISLAGREKLDNLIWVVNCNLQRLDGPVRGNGKIIQELESVFRGAGWRVIKVVWGRHWDPLLAKDSSGALKARMEEALDGDYQRYQVKGGGYTREHFFGKYPESAELVKHLSDEDIDNLNRGGHDPYKVYAAYAAAMQSNGQPTVILAKTVKGYGLSDEIEAVNKTHQIKKMQLESLKYFRNRFNLPFTDEQLEELPLYRPNENSPEIKYLKARREALGGYLPARRKDSVKLDIPALSIFDHVLRGSDGKEQSTTMVMVRLIAALLKDKAIKDRVVPIVPDEARTFGLEGMFRQLGIYAAHGQNYTPEDQEQLMSYREAKDGHMLQEGINEAGAMSAWTALGTSYSTNNLPMIPMYMYYSMFGFQRIGDIAWAAGDSQAQGFLLGATAGRTTLNGEGLQHQDGHSHILASTIPNCVSYDPCFGYELAVIVHDGLERMYVNQERVFYYLTLMNENYAQPMMPAGVEEGIKRGLYLFAEDEKATVQLLGSGVILREVIKAAQILAEEYQVHANVWSVTSFNELARDGMAAEEYNRLHPMADQPKQAWVTEQLRATDGIVVAATDHIRAYSEQIRAYLPDGRPYVTLGTDGYGRSDTRGNLRSYFGVDAAHIVVATLKKLADEGEVDARLVKDAISSFELDVDRPVAWLPQAHAEVSEVAPYTEQTGEEK; this is encoded by the coding sequence ATGGCGTATTACGGCGATTCAGATGCTCAAGAAACAAAAGAATGGCAAGATGCATTTGACTCAGTGTTACAACACATGGGAACAGAGCGAGCAGCATTTTTACTCGAAAAGCTGTATCAGCGTGCAATTTTTAAGCACGTTCCCATTCAGCGTCTAAATACCCCTTATCTAAACACCATTTCCGTCGATGAAACCCCAGCGATGCCGGGCGATCAAGATATGGAACGCCGTATCCGTGCATTGATTCGTTGGAATGCTTTGGCGATGGTATTGCGTGCCAATACGACTGGAGATGATTTAGGTGGGCATTTAGCTAGCTTTGCATCTTCTGCGACCTTGTATGATGTTGGGTTTAACCATTTTTTCCGTGCCGCCAATGATCATTTCGGTGGTGACATGCTTTATATTCAAGGGCATTGTGCACCCGGTATTTATGCACGTTCATTCCTTGAAGGGCGTTTAAACGAAGAACAACTTAAAAACTTTCGCCGTGAGGTTGGTGGTCAGGGCTTACCAAGCTATCCACATCCGTACTTAATGCCAGATTATTGGCAGTTCCCAACGGTTTCGATGGGACTTGGTCCAATTATGTCAATTTACCAAGCACACATCCAAAAGTATCTAATGAACCGTGGTCTAATTAAAGAAGAAGACCGTAAGGTTTGGGCTTTCTTAGGCGATGGTGAGATGGATGAGCCAGAAAGCCTTGGTGCAATCTCGTTGGCTGGACGTGAAAAGCTAGATAATCTGATCTGGGTTGTAAACTGTAATTTACAACGCTTAGATGGACCGGTACGCGGTAACGGTAAAATTATCCAAGAATTAGAGTCAGTATTCCGTGGTGCGGGCTGGCGTGTTATTAAAGTTGTATGGGGGCGTCATTGGGATCCATTGTTGGCCAAAGATAGCTCCGGTGCATTAAAAGCACGTATGGAAGAAGCTTTGGATGGTGATTATCAGCGTTATCAAGTCAAGGGTGGTGGCTATACGCGCGAGCACTTCTTTGGTAAGTACCCTGAATCGGCAGAACTTGTAAAGCATCTGAGTGATGAAGATATTGATAATTTAAATCGCGGTGGTCATGACCCTTATAAGGTTTATGCAGCTTATGCCGCAGCGATGCAAAGCAATGGTCAACCGACGGTTATTTTAGCAAAAACTGTAAAAGGTTATGGTTTATCGGATGAGATTGAAGCGGTCAACAAAACGCATCAAATCAAAAAAATGCAGTTAGAGTCATTAAAATATTTCCGTAACCGTTTTAATTTACCGTTTACAGATGAGCAGTTAGAAGAGTTACCGCTGTATCGTCCAAATGAAAATTCACCTGAAATTAAATACCTAAAAGCCCGCCGCGAAGCATTGGGCGGTTATCTTCCTGCACGTCGCAAAGACAGTGTCAAGCTAGATATTCCAGCATTGTCTATTTTTGATCACGTATTGCGTGGTAGTGATGGTAAAGAACAATCGACGACCATGGTGATGGTCCGTCTAATCGCTGCATTATTGAAAGACAAAGCGATTAAAGACCGCGTCGTGCCTATCGTACCAGATGAAGCGCGTACTTTTGGTTTAGAGGGGATGTTCCGTCAACTGGGTATTTATGCTGCACATGGTCAGAACTATACACCGGAAGACCAAGAACAGTTGATGAGCTATCGTGAAGCAAAAGATGGACATATGCTGCAAGAAGGCATCAATGAAGCGGGTGCCATGAGTGCGTGGACAGCATTGGGTACCAGTTATTCTACCAATAACTTGCCGATGATTCCGATGTATATGTATTACTCGATGTTCGGTTTTCAGCGTATTGGCGATATTGCTTGGGCTGCTGGCGATTCACAAGCACAAGGCTTCTTATTGGGTGCTACCGCAGGGCGTACCACCTTAAATGGTGAGGGTTTACAACATCAGGATGGACATTCACATATTTTAGCTAGCACAATTCCAAACTGTGTATCTTATGATCCATGTTTTGGTTATGAGTTAGCGGTCATTGTACATGATGGTCTAGAGCGCATGTATGTCAATCAAGAACGCGTGTTCTATTACTTGACGCTCATGAATGAAAACTATGCGCAACCAATGATGCCAGCTGGTGTTGAAGAAGGCATTAAACGTGGTCTGTATTTATTCGCCGAAGATGAAAAAGCCACCGTACAATTACTGGGTTCTGGTGTGATTTTGCGCGAAGTTATTAAAGCAGCGCAGATTCTAGCTGAAGAATATCAAGTTCACGCCAATGTGTGGAGTGTGACAAGCTTTAATGAATTGGCACGTGATGGTATGGCGGCTGAAGAATATAACCGTTTACATCCAATGGCTGATCAGCCGAAACAAGCATGGGTTACTGAACAATTGCGTGCAACGGACGGTATTGTTGTTGCTGCGACAGATCATATTCGCGCCTATAGCGAACAAATTCGTGCCTATCTACCGGATGGTCGCCCATACGTTACATTGGGTACAGACGGTTATGGTCGCTCAGATACTCGTGGTAATTTGCGTAGTTACTTTGGTGTAGATGCTGCCCATATTGTGGTGGCTACCTTGAAAAAACTCGCTGATGAAGGCGAAGTAGATGCACGCTTAGTCAAAGACGCTATTTCAAGTTTTGAACTTGATGTAGATCGCCCAGTTGCGTGGTTGCCACAAGCGCATGCAGAAGTGTCTGAAGTTGCTCCTTATACAGAGCAAACAGGTGAGGAGAAATAA
- a CDS encoding M23 family metallopeptidase — protein sequence MHFRRILLAFSLASSAASVAFADLVQINQPHQQNQSDRLEALTKSLQQPSNIHIRDSKEPIEINNDSLAKKYSGSNTKFSNTGYSWLVTHPLPDMKRVSSNYGGRTMGGRAENHSGLDMAAPSGTPIYATGPGVVTKSGWGTGYGQYVEINHGNGYITRYAHASRLLVSVGDDVKAGDHIANVGCTGRCTGPHLHYEVVKDGQRKNPSTYLALLP from the coding sequence ATGCATTTTCGACGTATTTTATTAGCATTTTCACTGGCATCTTCTGCTGCATCGGTTGCTTTTGCTGATTTGGTTCAAATCAATCAGCCACATCAACAAAATCAATCAGATCGACTTGAGGCATTGACTAAAAGTTTGCAACAGCCTTCCAATATCCACATTCGTGATAGCAAAGAACCGATCGAAATCAATAATGATTCTCTTGCAAAAAAATATAGCGGCTCAAATACCAAATTTAGCAATACTGGTTATTCGTGGTTAGTAACACATCCTTTACCAGATATGAAGCGCGTGAGCTCAAACTATGGTGGTCGTACCATGGGTGGGCGCGCTGAAAACCATTCTGGCTTAGATATGGCTGCGCCAAGTGGTACGCCGATCTATGCAACAGGTCCTGGTGTTGTAACCAAGTCAGGCTGGGGCACCGGTTATGGGCAATATGTTGAAATCAACCATGGCAATGGTTATATCACACGCTATGCGCACGCTTCCCGTCTACTGGTTAGTGTTGGTGATGATGTAAAAGCGGGTGATCATATTGCTAACGTCGGTTGTACTGGTCGTTGTACTGGACCACACTTGCATTATGAAGTGGTTAAAGATGGTCAGCGTAAAAACCCATCAACCTATTTAGCGTTGTTACCTTAA
- a CDS encoding DUF721 domain-containing protein, with protein sequence MSEPIKVFQPTRQHVKTGNLSFLTKQIAEWQKITKLIQPLLPQPEQWQVACYQFGILTITGENQAMISQLGYLQKHYVQQLAQLDGLKDLQKIQVRLRTASKSPVKTSKATEALPAIAQDMLKNAASFVSDPKLNQAMLRLARNKT encoded by the coding sequence ATGTCTGAGCCTATCAAGGTTTTTCAACCAACAAGACAACACGTAAAAACAGGAAACTTATCGTTTCTTACCAAACAGATTGCCGAATGGCAAAAAATCACAAAACTTATTCAACCGCTATTACCCCAACCAGAGCAATGGCAAGTCGCCTGTTATCAATTTGGTATTTTGACCATTACCGGTGAAAATCAAGCAATGATTAGCCAACTCGGTTATCTTCAAAAACACTATGTGCAACAGCTTGCGCAGCTAGATGGCTTAAAAGACTTGCAAAAAATACAGGTTCGTTTAAGAACCGCATCTAAATCCCCAGTAAAAACATCTAAAGCCACCGAAGCACTACCAGCAATTGCACAAGACATGCTTAAAAATGCTGCAAGCTTCGTAAGCGACCCTAAGCTTAATCAAGCAATGCTACGTTTGGCAAGAAATAAAACGTAA
- the lpxC gene encoding UDP-3-O-acyl-N-acetylglucosamine deacetylase: MLKQRTLKRVVKASGIGLHSGQKVLINFLPHVEDGGIVFRRIDLVPPVDIPADALLIQEAFMCSNLVIGDIKVGTVEHVMSAIAALGIDNLIVEVSASEVPIMDGSAGPFIYLLMQGILVEQQAPKKFIRILKPVQALIDDKRAVFSPHEGFQINFTIDFDHPAFAKEYQSATIDFSTETFVYEVSEARTFGFMKDLDYLKTHNLALGASLDNAIGVDDTGVVNEEGLRFADEFVRHKILDAVGDLYLLGHQIIAKFDGYKSGHALNNQLLRNVKSDPTNYEIVTFDDASLSPIQYVNIV, encoded by the coding sequence ATGTTGAAGCAACGTACCCTGAAGCGCGTCGTGAAAGCAAGCGGCATTGGACTACACAGTGGTCAAAAAGTTTTAATTAACTTTTTACCTCATGTAGAGGATGGGGGTATTGTTTTTCGGCGTATTGACCTTGTGCCACCTGTCGATATCCCAGCAGATGCACTATTGATTCAAGAAGCTTTTATGTGTTCTAACTTGGTGATTGGCGATATTAAGGTTGGCACTGTTGAGCATGTCATGAGTGCGATTGCAGCATTAGGGATTGATAATCTCATTGTCGAAGTGTCTGCTTCTGAAGTTCCCATCATGGATGGTAGTGCCGGTCCTTTTATTTACTTATTGATGCAAGGTATTTTAGTAGAACAACAAGCACCGAAAAAATTTATTCGCATTTTAAAACCCGTTCAAGCGTTGATTGATGATAAACGCGCTGTTTTTAGCCCACATGAAGGCTTCCAGATCAATTTCACCATTGATTTTGACCACCCAGCTTTTGCCAAAGAGTATCAATCCGCCACTATTGATTTTTCTACAGAAACTTTTGTGTATGAGGTGAGTGAAGCGCGAACTTTTGGTTTTATGAAAGATTTAGATTATTTAAAAACTCATAACTTAGCCTTAGGGGCAAGTTTGGATAATGCCATTGGTGTCGATGATACGGGAGTTGTGAATGAGGAAGGTTTACGCTTTGCAGATGAGTTTGTAAGACATAAGATTTTGGATGCAGTCGGTGACTTATACTTATTGGGACATCAAATCATTGCAAAGTTTGATGGCTATAAATCTGGACATGCTTTAAATAATCAGTTGTTGCGCAATGTCAAAAGCGATCCAACAAATTATGAAATTGTAACATTTGATGATGCGAGCTTAAGTCCTATTCAATATGTTAACATTGTGTAA
- the ftsZ gene encoding cell division protein FtsZ — protein sequence MASFEFLEDEQNDGNGQARFTVFGVGGGGGNAVQHMVQSDIQGVKFVCANTDKQALDRMNAPFKIQLGEQSTRGLGAGANPEVGQIAAEESREIIRQHLEGADMVFVTAGMGGGTGTGAAPVVAEIAKEMGILTVGVVTTPFNFEGRRRQRSAEKGIEALEAHVDSLIIIPNQRLLSVYGDISMQDAYRKADDVLLNAVRSIFDLVVRPGHINLDFADLKTAMSTRGYAMMGEGKSSGPDRAEEAARLAIRSPLLDNVNIMNAKGVLINITGGADVTLRETEVITDVVNQIVDLDEGEVFFGTVFDPDARDEIRVTVIATGLTRNANDSVEHKRKVPTSSASATTAASNVDEDDVPAISKRQGVDHAPSAAAATPRSTPMSIQDYLKNQQRK from the coding sequence ATGGCCTCATTTGAATTTTTAGAAGACGAACAAAACGATGGTAACGGTCAAGCCCGTTTTACAGTATTTGGTGTCGGTGGTGGCGGTGGTAATGCCGTACAACATATGGTGCAATCTGATATTCAGGGTGTGAAATTTGTTTGTGCAAATACCGACAAACAAGCATTGGATCGTATGAATGCGCCGTTCAAAATTCAGTTAGGTGAGCAAAGCACACGAGGCTTAGGCGCTGGTGCAAATCCAGAAGTCGGTCAGATTGCAGCAGAAGAAAGCCGAGAAATTATTCGCCAGCATCTTGAAGGTGCTGACATGGTTTTTGTTACTGCAGGCATGGGCGGTGGAACAGGAACGGGTGCAGCGCCAGTTGTAGCAGAAATTGCTAAAGAAATGGGTATTTTGACAGTTGGTGTTGTGACTACGCCATTTAATTTTGAAGGTCGTCGTCGTCAGCGTTCAGCGGAAAAAGGTATAGAAGCGTTAGAAGCTCATGTAGATTCTTTGATTATTATTCCAAATCAACGCTTATTGAGTGTTTATGGCGATATTTCTATGCAAGATGCTTACCGTAAAGCAGATGATGTATTGTTAAATGCTGTGCGTAGTATATTTGATCTTGTGGTACGCCCTGGTCATATCAACCTTGACTTTGCCGATTTAAAAACTGCGATGAGCACACGTGGCTACGCCATGATGGGTGAAGGTAAGAGCAGTGGTCCAGATCGCGCTGAAGAAGCTGCCCGTTTAGCAATTCGTAGTCCATTGTTGGATAACGTGAATATCATGAATGCTAAGGGCGTTTTAATTAACATCACGGGTGGGGCAGATGTCACTTTACGTGAAACTGAAGTCATTACGGATGTTGTGAACCAAATTGTTGATCTAGACGAAGGCGAAGTATTCTTCGGTACCGTATTTGATCCGGATGCGCGTGATGAAATTCGGGTAACGGTGATTGCAACAGGTTTGACACGAAATGCCAATGATAGCGTTGAGCATAAACGTAAAGTGCCAACAAGTAGTGCTTCAGCCACTACAGCAGCATCAAATGTGGATGAAGATGATGTTCCCGCGATTAGCAAACGTCAAGGTGTTGATCATGCACCTTCTGCAGCCGCAGCAACACCACGTTCAACCCCGATGAGCATCCAAGATTATTTAAAGAATCAGCAGCGTAAGTAA
- the ftsA gene encoding cell division protein FtsA, with translation MSEAVPSVVAIDIGTHKVSVLISKVHAPDNIQVIGMASARNRGMNKGKIVSLDKVITAIKNAVQEAEDMAECRVHSAWVSIPSAELKSYYASGRTPINNPERTITTTEVVRALELAKASHMTPDYYLASAVPLGFELDDETEWVQNPINLSANSMTAHYQLMMLPISTMQNLDRAMKGANIFVEKMVVSCLATAESSLLKDEKEYGVCLLDIGAGVSNIAVYIEGHLVFSHTIQRGGENVTRDIAAVLQTTTEEAERLKLLYGCVDLNQVKPDHMIQFEAIDGPQSISRIELSEIILARYEQILSQVYEKLESNGALASLYHGVVLTGDACQIEGMVTLTRRMLGVSAHLGNPPLQVSCDDQYLPSLRRSMYATAAGLLMFSQSEMQETVEEPDSKEKRSLWQRLSNGWNAMNNKLKGIF, from the coding sequence ATGAGTGAAGCTGTTCCATCGGTTGTTGCGATAGACATTGGGACACATAAGGTTTCAGTTCTAATAAGTAAAGTACATGCACCTGATAATATTCAGGTTATTGGGATGGCTAGTGCGCGCAATCGCGGCATGAATAAAGGTAAAATTGTTAGCCTAGATAAAGTGATCACTGCCATTAAAAATGCTGTACAAGAAGCAGAAGACATGGCCGAGTGCCGTGTCCATTCGGCGTGGGTATCTATTCCGAGTGCTGAACTCAAAAGTTACTATGCATCTGGTCGTACACCGATTAATAATCCAGAAAGAACCATTACCACCACAGAAGTCGTTCGCGCCTTAGAGTTGGCAAAAGCGAGCCACATGACGCCAGATTACTATTTAGCCAGTGCGGTGCCTCTAGGTTTTGAATTGGATGATGAAACGGAATGGGTACAAAACCCAATCAATCTGTCTGCAAACAGTATGACAGCACATTATCAATTGATGATGTTACCGATTAGCACCATGCAAAATTTAGACCGTGCCATGAAAGGTGCCAATATTTTCGTTGAAAAGATGGTGGTTTCATGTTTGGCAACGGCTGAAAGTAGCTTGCTAAAAGACGAAAAAGAATATGGCGTCTGCTTACTTGATATCGGTGCGGGTGTTTCCAATATTGCGGTTTATATCGAAGGGCATCTGGTTTTTTCACATACTATTCAACGTGGTGGTGAAAATGTAACGCGCGATATCGCTGCTGTATTACAAACAACAACAGAAGAAGCAGAACGTCTGAAATTGCTGTATGGTTGTGTCGACCTCAACCAAGTTAAACCCGATCATATGATCCAGTTTGAAGCAATTGATGGTCCTCAGAGTATTAGCCGTATAGAATTGTCAGAGATTATTTTGGCACGCTATGAGCAAATCCTCAGCCAAGTTTATGAGAAGTTAGAAAGCAATGGCGCGCTAGCAAGCTTGTATCATGGCGTGGTGTTGACGGGAGATGCTTGTCAAATTGAAGGTATGGTGACATTGACCCGCCGCATGCTTGGGGTCTCTGCGCATTTAGGTAATCCGCCTCTACAAGTGAGTTGTGATGATCAATATCTTCCTTCATTAAGACGTTCAATGTATGCCACTGCAGCAGGATTGTTAATGTTTAGTCAAAGTGAGATGCAAGAGACGGTTGAAGAACCGGATAGCAAGGAAAAAAGATCGCTGTGGCAAAGACTTAGCAATGGTTGGAATGCAATGAACAACAAATTGAAGGGTATTTTTTAG
- a CDS encoding cell division protein FtsQ/DivIB: MAQLPASMRPKRAAITSIHEKPPSTKDKFIHLGGWGLLLVAIVFLVIGIVGLYKVMTDARVANLQVVGTNSEVEQKQLTAYLTPSIQSNYFTSDLEQIRDKTLQVSWVERVVVSRAWPNEIRVRVVPKHPIARWGTGRLLSDSGVVYTEATTLDHSHLPMLHGPLTQSKVMMRRYNEITPLFSPIGLSLKDLYLTDRMTWFMQFNSGLRVIVDQDQTMSKLQRLSHLAQTDLKPVWSQIAAIDLRYRNGLAIQWKNSVAPKIINGQFVVTSSDINVANSLTAQP, translated from the coding sequence ATGGCGCAACTACCTGCTTCAATGCGTCCTAAACGGGCTGCAATAACCTCGATACATGAGAAACCACCAAGCACCAAGGATAAATTCATTCACCTTGGTGGATGGGGCTTGTTGTTGGTTGCCATAGTTTTTTTAGTGATCGGCATAGTTGGTCTTTATAAAGTCATGACGGATGCACGTGTTGCCAATTTACAAGTGGTTGGGACCAATAGTGAGGTCGAACAAAAACAATTAACAGCTTATTTAACACCCTCTATTCAATCAAATTATTTTACTTCTGACCTGGAGCAAATTCGCGATAAAACCTTACAGGTATCGTGGGTGGAGCGGGTGGTGGTATCTCGTGCATGGCCAAATGAGATTCGTGTCCGAGTCGTGCCCAAGCATCCCATTGCACGTTGGGGGACTGGACGTTTACTCAGTGATTCTGGCGTAGTCTATACCGAAGCAACAACTTTAGATCATTCTCATTTACCCATGTTGCATGGTCCGCTGACACAGTCTAAAGTAATGATGCGTCGCTACAATGAAATTACGCCGTTGTTTTCACCGATTGGTTTAAGTTTGAAAGATTTATATTTAACAGATCGTATGACTTGGTTTATGCAGTTTAATTCCGGTCTTCGTGTTATTGTGGATCAAGATCAAACCATGAGTAAATTACAGCGACTTAGCCATTTAGCACAAACCGACCTAAAACCAGTTTGGTCACAGATTGCAGCGATTGATTTGCGTTATCGGAATGGTTTGGCGATACAATGGAAAAACTCAGTAGCACCAAAAATAATCAATGGTCAGTTTGTTGTAACTAGTAGTGACATAAATGTTGCGAATTCATTGACAGCACAGCCATAA
- a CDS encoding D-alanine--D-alanine ligase gives MSNPARFGKVAVLLGGKSAEREVSLDSGNAVLAALLRAGVDAEAFDPALRSVTELVGYDRAFIVLHGRGGEDGQIQGVLEWLNIPYTGTGVQGSAIGMDKIKTKQIWQGSDLPTAPYRMVSSDQDAAAIVQDLGLPLIIKPVHEGSSVGMSKVEKIEDFDMAIAKAVRHDAVVMAERWITGREFTIAMLNGQALPVIRLSPPQDVAFYDYDAKYLRNDVEYGIPCGLSSTEEQQLQALCLQAFKAVGAWGWGRIDAMQDQQGNFWLLEVNTVPGMTSHSLVPKAANAVGYDFDRLCMAILEQTLSDEKH, from the coding sequence GTGTCAAATCCTGCTAGATTCGGTAAAGTTGCAGTGTTGTTGGGGGGTAAATCTGCTGAACGAGAGGTATCACTCGATAGCGGAAATGCCGTATTGGCAGCACTATTGCGTGCAGGCGTTGATGCTGAAGCATTTGATCCTGCGTTGCGCAGTGTGACTGAGCTGGTTGGCTATGATCGTGCTTTTATTGTGTTGCATGGTCGTGGTGGCGAGGATGGTCAGATACAAGGTGTTTTAGAATGGTTGAATATTCCTTATACCGGTACAGGCGTACAAGGTTCGGCCATTGGTATGGACAAAATCAAAACCAAACAAATCTGGCAAGGTTCTGATTTGCCTACAGCGCCTTATCGTATGGTCAGTTCTGATCAAGATGCCGCTGCAATTGTCCAAGATCTAGGTTTACCCCTCATCATTAAACCTGTGCACGAAGGTTCTAGTGTCGGGATGAGTAAAGTTGAAAAAATTGAAGACTTTGACATGGCGATTGCCAAGGCGGTGCGACATGATGCGGTGGTGATGGCCGAACGCTGGATTACAGGGCGAGAGTTTACCATTGCCATGTTGAATGGGCAGGCACTTCCCGTGATTCGTCTAAGCCCACCACAGGACGTTGCTTTTTACGACTATGATGCGAAATATTTACGTAATGACGTTGAATACGGCATTCCATGTGGTCTGAGCAGTACCGAAGAACAACAACTACAAGCACTATGCTTACAAGCATTTAAGGCAGTTGGTGCATGGGGATGGGGGCGTATCGATGCCATGCAAGATCAGCAGGGCAATTTCTGGTTACTTGAAGTCAATACTGTGCCCGGTATGACCAGCCATTCGTTGGTCCCCAAAGCAGCCAATGCTGTAGGTTATGATTTTGATAGGCTCTGTATGGCTATTCTTGAGCAAACATTATCGGATGAAAAACATTAA